The DNA window CGACGGCTAGGCTGGATTGACATGAAAATTGTCATTGATGATTTGTTTCGAATATAGTAATCACTTACGTAGAATAAGTAGTCCGAGACCGAGACCATTGAAACCCGTATATTGGTACTGAAAAAGGGCCAAAGCCAACCCGAGTCGAAGCCATGGATGGAGAAGGTGCCAACTGTggtagccgccgccgatgaGAACATTGCAAACCGCATATTGGTACTTAAAAAATACGATACGTCGAGATACTTTTgtaaagataataaaaaaacttcatatttaaatctatatttattttacccatatatatatctcactCCATACAATCTCTTTTCTTAATGAGAGtcatttaaatcatttttttaccacCAACTTATCTCTATTATATTAGAAATGCATTTATATggggatggagagagtattaatAAGCTTTAtattgggatggagggagtattaataaACTAATATCATAACTCACAGTAAAAGAAGCAGGACGGATAAGCATACTTTCTTCTCGGTGGAAAAATCAATGGATATATCATTCCAGCCTTTCTTTTGATTGCTCCAAATTTCAAAGATACACCACCGATAGATTTACTTTGAGAACTTAGATCAGGTAGTAGATTTAGCCTCTCAAATaccaatctaaaatttatgctCGTATAGAGATTTGAACCTAGAACCTCAGATACTATTCAAGTCACTGCAATCACTAGACTACATGACTTTTAACGGCAGTGGATAAGTTTGAGGTTAGGCTTCCACTGTGGAAACAGCGTGCAGAACCTGTGGATAGATGGATTGGGTTGCCTCTGCATCAAGCACATAATTTTTTGTGCTTGATTTGAGCCCAGTTGTGCATACCAATCACCAAAGTGAAGGGAACAAATATGAATTTCCAATCTTTTCAATGGTGAAAATGGCTCTTTCTCCTATAATGTCTCTCAGCCTCAGCCATTTGTGTTTAAAGCTTCCATCTGAATTTACAGGCTTCAAAGATTTGAAGAAACTGGAGCTGCACTTGGTACCTGACTTAGGGAATGTAATCAATCTCTTCCTAGCACATTGTCCTGCTCTGGAGTGGCTAAGCTCAGCCAATGTTCCCTGGCCAATTTGAATATACCATATCCATTGTGCCACATGAAGTATTGAAGGTTGTTAATTGATGTGTGAAAAGTTAGAATCACATGTTATGAGTCTTACAACATTATGCCACATGAAGTATAACATTGGATGATTCCTTAAGCTATCACAGGAAAATATCAGGCCGAAGAAGGGATCTGGTATTCTGGTAATATGGACTACATTGTGAACCAACTTATTTGCTCATTAGCTCATATTGGTTTATCCTCATTAGATGAGCAAGTTCGATACTAAGATTTGTCTCCTCATCAGCTCTTTACCCCCATTTTCCCTCTTTCTGAATATTGTAATGTGAGTTCTGGAATTCATTTATCTTTTCACGCTTGTAACCTTTTTAGGCAACTGGATTCACGAAGAACCAGAGTGAATTTACTTGCTTGAGGCATCTGATATTGGGTATACTTGAGTTCCAAAATTGATATACTTGAGTTGACTTGTACTCAATTAGATTAATTTGCAGCTACTGTAAGTAATATAACCATTTTATAGTTTGCTCTTTTACTGGATATTATAATTGGAACATCAATTGACTTTACGTAGATTAAGCAATCTTGATTTATAATTCATCcttgttgactttttgttcTATATAATGTTTGTGTTCAATTTCAcctgtaatatatatatataaaataagaacTACAGATGCTCATAATACACGCACACTCTCCCaagaacgcacgcacgcaaatTCCTCCTATAAGCATCTTCGAAGAAAACCACGAAGTCGTCGTGGTCACCTCGAGGCAGATATTTACATTTTACAGTGGAGTATTGTATATCAGGACACAAGCATTTGAGAGCATGCATTTGCTGCTACTGAACTACCTCTTTCATTTCCTACTTAATACCCAACCCAGCAACAGTAATGGATCACATCAACTCAACTCAACGATCCAGCTAGCCCTAGCCATGGCCAAGACCAACCACAAGCAGCCATTGGCTTTGGCCTTCCTTGTCCTCCTGCTCGCcaccctcgccaccgccgccaccaaccTCACCCTGCACAACCTCTGCGCCCACCCCGTCTGGCCACTCGTCACCCCCAACTCCGGCCTCCCCGCGATCGCCGACGCCGCTCGCCTCGACGGCCACGGCGAGGGCCTCGTCACCCTCACGTTCCCGCCCGCCGCGTGGTCCGGCCGCGTCGTGGCGCGCACcggctgcagcggcggcggagcagcgtCACCCGTCAAGTGCGAGACCGgcgacgcgccgccggtgacggTGGCGCAGGTGAGCGTGCATGGGCCGCGGGGGCTGGCGGAGTACAGCGTGAGCCTGGTGGACGGGTTCAACGTGGCGGCGGTGATCACGCCGCACGGGTTCGAGCAGGGGCGGGAGTGCCCGGCGCTCGGGTgcgccgccgacctcgccgtGGACTGCCCCGCCGACGCGAAGGCCCCCGGCGGCGGGTGCATGGCGGTGGCCGGGCAGGCGGAGGTGTTCAAGGCGAGGTGCCCCGACACGCGCACGACGCCGACGGACGTGGAGGCGACGCCGCAGCGGTGCCTGGAGCCCGGCGAGCTCAAGGTCGTCTTCTGCCCGACGGCCGGAGACCACCTCGATCTTGGACTCACTAACTAATATACTCCACTCAACTACGTTACTAATCCTAATGATTAGTGgcaaattaatcataaattagaTAGGGCATGCAATTAACGCAAGTAGAGGATGCGTCATGCGTGCGTCGTGATTGCATTCAAGGTGCATGGCGCGTCTCTCTTCATCGGTTAgccacatatatttattactgtTAGAAAGGAATGCATGCTGTAGTTGTGATCGTATGAATGAATAATATAGTATGTATTTTTCATCCTCCAAATCAAAATTATTTGAACCACCCATGTTTCTcacaaatttacaaaatttataaggTTAATCAATGGCTGAGGATTGAAACGTCTCTCTCGATCAGTGCCCTGCTTAATTGGTACTTAAGCAACATGTATGCATATAGTATTTATCACCATTGCCGTCAgggctctgataccacatATGCATGCTTCAGTTCCCTTCATCTTCATTTCGACGTGCTGTCATTTTCCTTAATGTTCCTCCCTATTAACGTTTCAGTTAATAGCGCTAAATAGCACTCCATTTTTCTTAATAACTACCATTAATCATCGAGCAAGAAGTAATCACCAAGTCCATGGCCATCCATGCATTCTGATGGGCACGGGTAATACATAATCGACTCTAGTTTTCGAAAATAAAACATCGTTTATTTAGTTAAATGAAAGATTACTCATAAACCGATCCGTGACTACGCATTTGTTTCCACCCTCATTTTTAAGTCTGAATTTTTTATGATCtaacctttttaaaaaaaaatttacaaataaacctatctagaaatattattaaaaaaataaaactatttctcGGCTCGGCGCGTACTATTCCCAGTCAACCCCACTTCGGTGCCATGTTACGTGACATCGAGAAACGAGTCATAATGTTTCTGGAAGGGTTTATGTGTGGATTTTCTTTACGAAAAATGctaaaatgtgaaaaaaaaatcactcttttcatttatgtttatgcttacaattcaaattttaaattattgagcctaaattttgagttgattttgaggttttcttatcgaagtttattttttagtcttaatttttagatcataAGAATgcgtatataaaacttttatttacaaattatttttgttttgcaaatatgtcgcaATCACCCCCTTCGTCTTCCTCTTCATATACACGCACGCCTCTCATGTCTCCGCAAACGCCACCACTACATCCATACGACATACAACGGTTGCATCAACATCATGAAGGCGTCCATGGCGCTAACCGCCCttgcgctcgccgtcgccgccgcgtcgatCTCCGGTGCGGTGGCGTGGACCACCACCTTCACCATGCACAACCTCTGCCCCTACCCGGTCTGGCCGCTCGTCACCCCGAACGCCGGCCAgcccgccatcgccgacgccAGCATCCGCCTCGACAGCAACGGCCTCGCCAGCCTCGCCTtcccgggcgccgccgcgtggtCGGGCCGCGTCGTGCCGCGCACCGGGTGCTCACCGCCGGCCGGGTGCGTGACCGGCaacgcgccgccggtcaccgtGGCGCAGGTCAGCGTGAACAGCGCCGGCGGGCTGGCGGAGTACAGCGTCAGCCTGGTGGACGGGTTCAACGTGCCGGCGACGATCACGCCGCACGCGTTCGACGCCAGCCAGATGTGCCCGGTGCTGGGGTGCGCCGTGGACCTGAACGCGGCGTGCCCCGGGGGCGCcagagtcggcggcggcggtgggtgcATGGCGTCGCCGCAGTTCTTCAAGGAGATGTGCCCGgagacgaggacgacggcgaccgacGTGGAGGCGACGCCGCAGAAGTGCTTCGGCCCCGGCGAGCTCAAGGTCGTCTTCTGCCCAACGAACTGAAGCTGAAGCTATATGTAAATGTCGTGATGGAAATAATAACCCAAAGTGCTGTGTGGTTACTTATCAGAGTGTATGTTCTCTTAACATTATGGAAATGATTTACATAATAAACAATTGGTATTTGGTATTTAGaacattttaaaattcttATGACCGATAGTTTCTCAGATGCTTAATTTTAAATAGCACGggtaaaatttctttgaaaaataCTATCAAAATATAGTAAACTCCAGATTTtgtaaacttattttaatggatAAGTGATGATCGGAACTTTAAatgtgttatcaaattttatcctaaatGACAAATACTGCGATCGAAGTGAGTTCATGCTTACTGTGTATGTGACTCtcagtaacaaaaaaaaatcttcaaaaataATTCAGATCGAGAGCAGTAGCAAATTCTTGTACACAAAATCAGGCCGTGTGCTTAATTCCAAGCACAAGGCTACAAATGGCAGCATCAGCAGGTAGCGAATCCGTTCCAACCTCGAAGCCACCGTCGAGCACCTTGTCTTCTAGCCGCCATGGCCCTAGGCAGGCAGAGCTAACACCACACCTGATCGCGATCGAGCTCACTTGGCTCGTCGTCAGAGCCTCCTCCTTGTCCATGTCTCTCTCGGGGGTGAGCGCGGCGACGTACAGGTCGCCGGTGTTCAtcggcctcgtcgccgtcatgtgcgtcgccgtcgtgctccTGCTGCACCACTGCGTCCTCGTCGCCTTCTGcgacaggaggaggaggaggcgccgccgccgccgcaggggcACCTccgcgcagcagcagcagcacgtgctgcagggggaggaggaggagtacgacgaggaggaggaggaggaggcggacaGCGTGGACATGATGAGCTTGTCGTCGCAGGCGAAGCTGGTGCAGGTGGTGGTGTGCCCGTACCGGAAGGCGGAGGAGTGGCGCGAGGCCATGTGCCCGGTGTGCCTCTCCGActtcgccgacggcgaggcggtgcgCGTGCTCCCGGAGTGCATGCACTACTTCCACGTCGAGTGCATCGGCACCTGGCTCCGCGCCAACACCAGTTGCCCGCTCTGCCGCGCCGAGACCACGCCGACGCCCAGCCCCGGCGAGCTTCAACATCaccacctctccctctccctctccgttTCCCTCGAAGAAATCCTAGTGCGCACCTAGCAACCACCCTACCTTTGTCTGAACGCACCTGCTTGCAATATTAGAGCAGtaggcggccggccggccggcgtgtTCGTCCGGTCGCCGGCGATCGGTGCCGCCGGCCTAAAGGGGACGGGCGCCGTAGCAGCAGAGTTTAGCAGTTGCCTTGTCTCAATTTTGGAGGCAGATGAAGAAATGATGAAAATGAAGTTCTTTTTGCCAAGATTTATGAAATCTGATTAATGACATGTTTCTCTGCAttgttatgaaaaaaaatttcctcTCTGATGATTCTGTTCATATGGCGATGCCGATTGATATCCTGACCTGACATTACACTGTCCTCTGAAATGTAACAACTTTGCTCATATATATAGCACATCGAATGCAGATGaaaatacattaatttgaGAACTGACGACGATGATCAAAAGTTTAATCACGCATGCTACAAATACTCAAGATGTGTACATTTCCCAGAGCGAGGTCATTGAAAATAACCAGTGTACACACCAACGATAATACGATATCAACTATATAGATTTCGCAAATGAGGACGACGTAGAGATCAAGATCAACCATTTGATAGTAACAAGCAAGCAACAAATCCTTGTGACCGTCGTCAAGCCTCCATAAGTAGTAGTATAAATTAAGTTACTGCTAGTCAGTAATCACTTTGCCCACGGTTAATTAATCTAGCTACCGATCAGTGCCTTCCGGCGATGGCCTCCAACACCGGCAACTCCCAGGATTACCCGTACAGAAACAACAACAACGACGACCAGTCGGACTACGGGACGACACTCGCCATCGTGTtcgccgtcgtcttcctcgtccTCTTCATCAAGCTCGTCCATTGCATCATCAGCCAGTCTGCCGCCGGTGCACCGGTGAACGGTGGCACCGCACCTAGCGACAGGCTtcgcgccgacgccggctTACGACGGCTGGAAGGTGGCGGCGCGCGAGGCGTGCCTGTTGGACTTCCACGACGacgggaaggcggcggcgcaccgaTGGTGTGCCAACCACCGTGGTGCACATTCACCTACCGGAAGGACGACGGGTGGCAGGAGGCGGCGTGCACGGTGTGCCTGGCGGAGTTCGCCGACGGGGAGGCCGTCCGGCTGCTGCCGGTGTGCATGCACTACTTCCACGCCGCCTGCATCGACGAGTGGCTGCGCacgcgcgccaccgccacctgcCCGCtctgccgcgccgcgccggccgccgctgaaGCCACCGTGTGAGACGATACTCTTCTGTTTATTTTACTTGACAAGaaattcattcatatatgCCGCCAAGATAGAGAAAATATGCTCTGAAATTTAGCATCCAATTCCGCAGAATTGAACCTGAATTCACAAAGTGCAGCAATGCACTGAAAATTTTCAGACACACCAGCAGAGCGAACCAGTTGTCAGCAAAAATATTCAGAACAAAAGCAGCGAGGCCTGTTAGCTTGTTAGGTGATAATACGACCTTATAAGATAAAACGAccttctaatatatatatatacaaagggGCTTTAATCGAAGCCTGTAGTTATGTGCCCAACAATCTAAACAAAAATGATGGCAGAAAAATGGCTATATGCTTGTATGGTACAATAGAAAAATCACACTGTATGGTTATTTCTTCAAAGCCCTATTGGCTCACATCTTCCTAAGATTATCAAGCCGAGCCTGTAAGTCGTCATCTATCCCACCACCGTCCACCCCGCCAGCAGCTTCAGCTTGAGCTGCAATCTTTCCTGCTCCCACTGGTGCAGCAACAGCCGCTGAAGGAGCCCCGACAAGCTGTGTTTAGAGGGCACAAGGTACCAATGTTACATCATAGTTTCCCATCTGTACAACTGCCAAGGTAGTGTATCCTATTGTAGAATGAAGAAAAGAATGGGAGTGTATGCTGCTTACCTCTGAGTTGACGTTGACGCCAATTTCATCAAGGACCTGGTTTACTAGTTCTTCtgtttcttcctcttcctcatcGCCCTCCAGAGCATCATCAATGGCATCAGTCATCACCTCAGTCACCATTTCCATCCTATTATTTTGCATCTCGAATTCACGCATGATCTTCTGCAATGCTGGTAGATTCATCTGCCTGTTCATTTGTCCCATGGCTTTTGTTACACCCTTCATGGCCTCACCCATTGCTTGTGTCGATTTCAGCGTCTAAAAATGTTAGGAGATTTTGCACAAATAGTTAGGGTTGTTAAGGAAAGCCCAGCCATCTGAATTTGCTAAGATTGATCACATCACAAATGGATAGAATAATCTGCTTAAATGCCCCAAAAGAATTGTAGCACCAGCTTGAATGAGATATAATTACCTGAATACGAAGAGATACACCCTGTAGCTGGGACTTGAGGGCATAGAATTTTGTGATCTGATGCCTTGTGCGGATAAGGTCCTTTGCCATAATTTTGACAGCTCCCTGTGGAAATGTTTAGAGTATCAAAACATATGCTGCAGCAGATGATCGTTCAAATCGAgcatttggagttttttccttttttatatttgtgtctGGAGTTTATTACAAGCAGCtacaaaattataacttaaaGGGAACATAATTACATTATATGAATTAGAAATTCAGCAAACAGATCATGATGGGAACATAAGTACATTATATGAATTAGAAATTCAGCAAACAGATCATGACAGCATTTTTGCTTTCTCCAATCAGACGAATTCAAGAGCGATTACtgattactatgtttttttttgttagaatgCAAAAGTTCTTTACTAACTATATGtaaacaacaaacaaaagcTTATAATTGATAATCTCACCCAAATTAAACTGAATTGATCCTAGTAATCCTTAACCAATGTGAAGCACTCCTATGCAAATAAATGTAGCAGTGGGAACAGGATAAGACGACATCTAGGACCCATTTAGACA is part of the Oryza brachyantha chromosome 11, ObraRS2, whole genome shotgun sequence genome and encodes:
- the LOC121055785 gene encoding osmotin-like protein, with amino-acid sequence MAKTNHKQPLALAFLVLLLATLATAATNLTLHNLCAHPVWPLVTPNSGLPAIADAARLDGHGEGLVTLTFPPAAWSGRVVARTGCSGGGAASPVKCETGDAPPVTVAQVSVHGPRGLAEYSVSLVDGFNVAAVITPHGFEQGRECPALGCAADLAVDCPADAKAPGGGCMAVAGQAEVFKARCPDTRTTPTDVEATPQRCLEPGELKVVFCPTAGDHLDLGLTN
- the LOC102704016 gene encoding osmotin-like protein, translated to MKASMALTALALAVAAASISGAVAWTTTFTMHNLCPYPVWPLVTPNAGQPAIADASIRLDSNGLASLAFPGAAAWSGRVVPRTGCSPPAGCVTGNAPPVTVAQVSVNSAGGLAEYSVSLVDGFNVPATITPHAFDASQMCPVLGCAVDLNAACPGGARVGGGGGCMASPQFFKEMCPETRTTATDVEATPQKCFGPGELKVVFCPTN
- the LOC102704294 gene encoding RING-H2 finger protein ATL66-like, with amino-acid sequence MASNTGNSQDYPYRNNNNDDQSDYGTTLAIVFAVVFLVLFIKLVHCIISQSAAGAPVNGGTAPSDRLRADAGLRRLEGGGARGVPVGLPRRREGGGAPMVCQPPWCTFTYRKDDGWQEAACTVCLAEFADGEAVRLLPVCMHYFHAACIDEWLRTRATATCPLCRAAPAAAEATV
- the LOC102701948 gene encoding vacuolar protein sorting-associated protein 2 homolog 1-like produces the protein MSFIFGKRKTPAELLRENKRMLDKSIREIERERQGLQAQEKKLIAEIKKVAKQGQMGAVKIMAKDLIRTRHQITKFYALKSQLQGVSLRIQTLKSTQAMGEAMKGVTKAMGQMNRQMNLPALQKIMREFEMQNNRMEMVTEVMTDAIDDALEGDEEEEETEELVNQVLDEIGVNVNSELVGAPSAAVAAPVGAGKIAAQAEAAGGVDGGGIDDDLQARLDNLRKM